The following are encoded together in the Euwallacea fornicatus isolate EFF26 chromosome 29, ASM4011564v1, whole genome shotgun sequence genome:
- the Spase12 gene encoding signal peptidase complex subunit 1, with amino-acid sequence MEFIKNIPLHMDFEGQHKAERMSRIIITLFGIVGLIWGYIIQQFSQTVYILAAGFLLASILTIVPWPLYRRKPLNWQPARNGDSSNVKSNIRKKK; translated from the exons ATggaatttataaaaaacatTCCTTTGCATATG GACTTTGAGGGCCAACATAAAGCAGAACGCATGTCCAGAATAATAATAACCCTTTTCGGAATAGTGGGGCTTATTTGGGGATACATTATCCAGCAGTTTTCCCAAACTGTGTACATTTTAGCTGCAGGATTCTTATTAGCCAGCATT CTAACTATTGTGCCTTGGCCATTATATCGAAGAAAACCATTGAACTGGCAACCTGCGAGGAACGGTGACTCCTCTAATGTTAAATCTAACattagaaaaaagaaataa
- the mRpL44 gene encoding large ribosomal subunit protein mL44 gives MALLRQSLCVTNCVLARTVQHFLRKDTRQIKRWVAPTLKQLAARRKKVGPDPESPRSSYLEWNYDVELCCFAKRVGEEFDNSLLKQAFVQREWANMQEFKSKESGDCSFEPLQHNYELSQNGLKLISKIIKEAYSKSYPTDIVKAVCDHLTTDEMLAHIAKHLGMRDLVKSQEYPPETKTLADAFKAIVSALSVSSDFQRVQQFVNDFVIVQMNGKDIYDIWTPEKPYEYLIKLLQEKGVSEVELRLCNQSAINTILANYQVGLYNAKDKSCLGLGWGENVKIAKDTAALNALQRIYSYVNK, from the exons atggCCCTCTTAAGGCAGTCTCTTTGCGTTACGAACTGTGTTTTAGCACGCACAGTACAGCATTTCTTAAGAAAAG ATACTCGGCAAATAAAAAGATGGGTAGCACCAACATTAAAACAATTGGCCGCCCGGcgtaagaaagttggtcctgaTCCTGAGAGTCCCAGATCCAGTTATTTAGAGTGGAATTATGATGTGGAGTTATGCTGTTTCGCTAAAAGAGTAGGAGAAGAATTTGACAACTCACTTTTGAAGCAAGCTTTTGTCCAAAGAGAATGGGCCAATATGCAAGAGTTTAAATCTAAAGAATCAG gtGACTGCTCATTTGAACCACTACAGCACAATTATGAACTATCccaaaatggtttaaaattaatttccaaaataattaaggAAGCATATTCTAAGTCATACCCTACAGATATTGTTAAAGCTGTTTGTGACCATTTAACTACAGATGAAATGTTAGCTCATATAGCCAAGCATTTAGGCATGAGAGACCTAGTGAAGTCTCAGGAATATCCTCCAGAAACCAAAACTTTAGCTGATGCTTTTAAAGCTATTGTCAGTGCTTTATCTGTGTCATCTGACTTTCAAAGAGTACAACAGTTTGTAAATGACTTTGTTATTGTACAAATGAATGGCAAAGACATTTATGACATATGGACACCTGAGAAACCCTATgaatatttaatcaaattgcTGCAAGAAAAAGGGGTATCTGAAGTGGAACTAAGGTTGTGCAATCAAAGTGCCATAAATACAATTTTGGCCAATTACCAAGTGGGATTGTATAATGCTAAAGACAAGTCTTGTTTAGGACTAG GATGGggagaaaatgtaaaaattgccAAAGACACTGCTGCATTAAATGCACTACAGAGGATTTATAGTTATGTCAATAAATAG